The genomic DNA GTGAAAAAATGAATTTCCAAAGATAAAGTGAGAATTTAATCGGCGGAGGCTGATCATTTCTCATTGATTAATAGTCTTTGCCAATTCGGCGTTGACTCTCACTTAACTTCTTTGTTTCAACTGAATTTTGGGGTAAGGCCCTTATTGGCTGTAACTGAATTGTAAATTCTATATAGCCTTTCCTAGGAAATGATAATAGAGAGGGGAGAAGAACACCCTCTCTATTATTTTGCTTTTGCAGATGGCTCATTCATTGATTTTCGTGTAATAAGAAATGAAATCATAAGAGCGGAAAGAATGATAAGAGTGATAAGTAAGTGATTTGGCAACCAATCTAATAATAATACATAGCTCACTGTATAAAAAATAAGAGTTGAAGCTAAAAATGATAAAACACTTATTATGAGAGATTGTAAATTCATTCGTATATACCTCCTTTATTTATATTTTTGGCTAAAAATGGATTAAATAAACATTATTTCTAACAATAGAAAAAAATATGTCATAATAAAGAGGAGAATAATTTTTGATGAGCTTGTATGACTCGTTACAGGGGGTTAAAGGAGAGAGATGAAAAATAATAAAAAAGGATTATGGGGAATTATTGTTGCCATAGGATTATTTTTACTGTCTAAGTTAAAGTGGGTATTTGCAATTTTTAAATTAGCAAAGTTTTCAACGGTATTTAGTATGTTTCTATCGCTTGGCGCATACGCAGTTCTATATGGTTGGAAATTTGGGGTGGCGCTCATTTATTTGTTGTTTGTTCATGAAATGGGCCATTTATGGGCTGCGAAAAGAAAAGGAATTCCAACATCGCCAGCAATCTTTATCCCATTTATGGGGGCTCTTATTGGAATGAAAGAGATGCCGAAAAATGCAAAAGATGAAGCTTACATTGCCTATATGGGTCCGCTTTTCGGGCTTCTGTCATATTTACCCGCGATACCGCTTTACATAATGACGAAAGAACCATTTTGGGCGCTTGTTATTTTGCTTGGAAGTATGATTAATTTCTTTAATTTAATTCCCGTTTCGCCGCTAGATGGTGGGCGAATTATTTCAGTTGTCAGCACTAAAATTTGGGGAGCAGGCCTTATTTTATTACTTGGCTATTCAATTTACTTTAAAAGTATTTTGGGAGGATTTATTGTTATTATCGGTTGTATGGAATTATATAGAGTGATAAAGAGAGATGAGCCGATTAAGGAATTAGGGCATAAAATTGATGGGATGAAAGAATATGTTGCTAGGATTGAAGAGGAATTAAAAGAAACGGGTGCTGTACATCGGACTATATACATGATGCATCATGAGATGAATGCATTAAGACAAAGAGAACGGGAAAAAGAGTTACAAATAGGTGAACTTCAAAAAATGGAAGTGTTAGAGTATCTTTTACCGGAGTTCGAACCGTTAGATTATGTTCCATATGAAGATGAAAAAGATGAGTATACAATTCACATAAGGGAAGCATTTGAAGCGTCAGAAAGAAAATTAAATAAATGGAAAATAGAAAAAGAACAACAAGAAAACTATTATAAAGTGGATGCGAAAACGAAATGGACAGTATTTGCTTGTTATATCGGATTAATGGCTATACTCGGTTACACAGCTTATGAAGGATATATTGTTTTACAAGAACATTTGCCAACGAGAAATGTATAGAAAAATATTGTCGAAATGATAGGAAGAATTTATACAGGAAGTATATTTCTACGAGAGAATGTTACAAGTATAGCCATACATTATAATATCTTTAGTAGAGAAGGAGTTCTGTATATGAAGAAATTTCTACGTGTATTCGGGATTATTATCGTAATGATCATCGCGAGTTATAGTCTTATGAAAGTGCTGTTACATTATGCGAATAAGCCTGCTGAGGTAAATACAATAGCTCAAGTAGAAGATGTGCAAGAAGAGACAAAAGTGCTAGATTTTATTCGAATGACACATGAAAGCTATAATAATTTCTTAAATTACGGTAAAGCAGAGAATTATACAGACGGGGATTGGAATCAATTTAAGCAATGGTTTCAACAACAAGAACCATCTTTAAAAAATATACATACGGAAATAAAGAATGAAAAAATAAAACGCGATGTAAATAGAAGCTATGAAATTGTAAAAAAAGGTGTGGAACTTCAAAATATTGAGTATGTAGTGTATGCCCACCGTGTATATCATGACTTGGATATTATCGTAAATAAATATAGGGGGGAAACGAATATCTGGGGGTATACAGAGTTTGGCGAGGGGAAAGATATAAAAGTAATTGAACAAGCTATACAAACAAAATAATAAGCTAGCTAGAATTCTAGTTAGCTTATTTTCTTTTGTAAGTACAATGTTCATATATTATTCACAAAAACAACGTGTTAATAGTGATTAAAATCACAATCTGCATTATAAGATTCAGTTAAACTAAAAACAGTTAAGGAAATAGAGGAGTGGGATACAATGTTAAGTGCAAAAACAATTGAAATCGTAAAGTCAACAGTACCATTATTACAAGAAAAAGGCGTTGAAATTACAACGAGATTTTATGAAATTTTATTTTCAGAACATCCGGAGTTATTGAATATTTTCAACCATACGAATCAGAAAAAGGGAAGACAACAACAAGCGTTAGCGAATGCTGTTTATGCAGCTGCAACGTACATTGATAATTTAGAAGCAATTATTCCAGTTGTAAAACAAATTGGTCATAAGCATAGAAGTTTAGGTATTAAAGCTGAGCATTATCCGATTGTAGGTACATGTTTACTACGTGCCATTAAAGAGGTCGCAGGTGCACCTGATGAAGTTTTAAATGCATGGGGAGAAGCATATGGTGTCATTGCTGATGCATTTATTAGCATTGAAGCAGAGATGTATGAAGAAGCTGCACATAAAGAAGGTGGATGGAAAGACTTCCGTAACTTTGTGATTGTTAAAAAAGTGAAGGAAAGCGATGTTATTACGTCATTTTATTTGAAACCTGAAGATGGAGGGAAAGTTTCTTCATTCATCCCAGGTCAATATGTAACGGTTCAAATCAATATTGAAGGTGAGACATATACACATAATCGTCAATACAGTTTATCCGATGCACCTGGGAAAGAATATTATCGTATTAGTGTAAAGAAAGAAAAAGGTGTAGATACACCAGACGGTAAAGTGTCTAATTACTTACATGAACATGTAAAAGAAGGAGATGTTTTACCAGTAAGTGCACCAGCGGGAGATTTCGTGTTAAATATGGATTCAACATTACCAGTTGTACTAATTAGTGGTGGAGTAGGGATTACACCGATGATGAGTATGTTAAATACGTTAATTGAACAAGATTCAAAACGTAATGTATATTTTATTCATGCAGCAATAAATAGTAATACACATGCAATGAAAGAACACGTTAAGGCAGTAGAAAATGAATATGAACAAGTTAAAGCATATACTTGTTATTCTGCACCGACTGAAAAAGATTTAGAAATGAAGAACTTTGATAAAGAAGGTTTCGTTGAAAGCGAATGGTTAAAAACTATTATTCAGACAACTGAAGCAGAATTTTATTTCTGTGGTCCAGTAGCATTTATGAAGCATATAAATGCTGCACTAACTGATTTAGGTGTGAAACAAGAGCATATTCATTATGAATTTTTCGGCCCAGCAACAAGCTTACAATAAGACAGATGAGAATAAACAAAAAAACGAGGTATTTATTTTACCTCGTTTTTTATTTGTTCTCGTAATAAACGGTTAACTGTTTCACGGCGTATGCCTATCAGTTGACCAATTTCAGTTTGTGTTAATATTTCATATATAGGAATGTCACCTAAATATAATGTGAACCATTCTTGTAAACGATGAAGACGTTCTTTCGGAGAGACAGTTGTCAATTGATCAATTCGTTGTTGCATCATTCTTAATTTAGATTGCAATTGCATAGCGATGTTGGCATATGATTCGGGATTTGCTTGAAGTCTCTCGTACCATTCACTACTAGTGATCGGTTCCACTTCTGTCTTTATTAAAGCGATAGCTGTACCGTGATATTCTTTCGGTGAAATTAAAGAATGATGAGGTATCGTTTCACCTGGAACGATAATGTTGAATAAAAATGGTGTTCCGTCTTCTTCTAGCCGAACTACTTTTAATAAGCCTGTTTTTATAAAGTATAAAGGACCGTCCTCGCCTTGACGGAATAGTACATCTCCTTTGTGTAGAATCAATGTTAGCCCCCCATTAATATGTTTCTATTTCTTCTATTTTAGCGTATATGTATATAGACAATATGCTATTTCAACAGCAATTTCATTGACGAAATGTATGCTATTACAGTAGTATACTATTTAGTGTGTAATAGTACTAGCAATGAATACGCTGTAGGGGGTTTAGTATATTGTTAGATGCGATAAGAATGACGGATATGAGAATTCCGGCGAATGCTATCATTCATGTAGAAGAGATGAAAGGTGGAGTCGTTTTATCCGTTGAAGTAGACGGCCAAATTATTTATACGATGGCTTATGATGAAGAAACAGATAGTTATGCTGAATTATATGATCGAAACGATAAGAGGGCGTGCCAAGTACATGAAGACTTTATGGGATGGTCACTTCTTCACTAAAAAAGATGTCAATATGACATCTTTTTTTATTAAATCGATAGAATATACAAAGAAATGAAATATAAGGATAAAATTTGTAATAATTGATTTTGCATTGTTAGCACTCTGTAACTGCAAGTGAACTATTTTTTCGCTATCATAAAGATAACAGTCGCAGTTATAGGAGTGGTCAACTTGAAGAAAGTACATATTTCAAATTATATGTTATTAAGTGCTTGTTTAATTTTATTTGTTCTCCTCGGAGGATTTTTATATTCATGTGTATAAGAAAAACGCATTCTAAAAAGAATACGTTATAAAAGGGAAATAATGATTAATCTAGTTCCAAGAATAATTAACGTAATACGTAATAAATTAATTACGGCGTTACCACTCAGTTTTGTATTAATGTAAGCCCCGATTTTTCCGCCGATCCATGCACCAGGAATAAGGATTAATGCATAAATCCAGCTGACATTTCCAAGTGAGATGTGAGTTGCAGAACTTACAATTGCTGATAGAAATACGATGAACATTGAAGTTGCTACTGCAATATGTGCTGGGAATGCAAAAAGAAGCATCATTGCTGGAACAAGTAAGGCACCGCCACCAATTCCAAATAACCCAGATATAAACCCAACTATAAAGGCGATAAAGATAGCAAGAAACGGTGGGAATTGGTAGTGTACAGCATTTCCATCATTATCTGTAAAAGAACGCTTAATTACAGACGTATTTGAGAGGGAAAGAGGTTTTAATTTGTCTCGAAGCATAAGTAGAATTGAGACGAATATAAGGAAAATCCCAAAGTATAAAGAAAATGTGTCTTGGTTTAAAAATTTATTTGCCCATGATCCGATAATACCACCAGGACCGCTTCCGATAAATAAAATAAGTCCACTTTTATAATCCACTCGCTTATGCTTCATGTAAGTAAGGGTAGAAGATAGTCCTGTGAAAACGACTGTTACCATAGAAGTCCCTACTGCAAGTTGTGGTGATAAACTGTGTAATCCAATTAATAACGGAACAATAATAATTCCGCCTCCAAGCCCAACTAGGCTGCCGACTGTCCCGGCGATTAGTCCGATGAAAAGTAACATGATGTATTCCAAAATTGCCAACTCCTCTAAATAACTTATCCACCAATTATTATACACGCTTTTTAATGAGAAATAGGCTTGTTCACAAAAAAGTCGTCTTCCTAGAAAAATAAGGAAGACGACTTTTGATTAGAAAACAAAATGTAATAGGTAGTAAAACAGAGCAGCTAAAGAAGCTGAAATAGGAAGTGTAATAACCCATGTAATTAACATACGTTTTGCAGTTCCCCATTTTACCCCCTTCACACGGTGAGAAGCACCAACCCCTAAAATAGAAGAAGAGATAACGTGCGTCGTACTAACCGGTAAGTGAATGAATGTTGCACCGAAAATAACAAGTGATGATGATAAATCGGCAGCTACACCATTTACAGGACGAATTTTCATAATTTGTCCACCGACAGTTTTAATAATTTTCCATCCACCGACAGAAGTACCAAGTCCCATTGCGATAGCACAAGATAATTGTACCCAGAACGGGATATCGCTAGAAGTATGATAGTTATTAGCCATAAGAGCCATCGTAATGATTCCCATTGCTTTTTGTGCATCATTCGTACCGTGTGTATAGGCTTGTAATGCTGCAGTGAAAATCTGGAATATACGGAAGTTTTTATTCGTTTTCGTTAAGTTAAAGTTTTTAAAGACCACTTTAAAAATACTGTAAACGATATAACCAATAACGAAAGCGATAATTGGTGAAATGATTAAAGCTTCAAGAATTTTAATGAATCCTTTAAGGTTTAATGAGCTAATACCAGCAGCAGCAATGGCTGCACCTGCGATGGAGCCAATAATTGCATGCGAAGAACTACTTGGGATACCGTAGTACCAAGTAATTAAGTTCCATGCTATCGCCGCAAGCAAAGCAGCTAAAATTACAAGAGAACCATTTTGTAAAGCAAATGGGTCAACGATATCTTTTGTAATCGTTTTTGCTACACCTGTAAATGTCATTGCACCTAAAAAGTTCATAATAGCTGCCATAATAATTGCATGTCTAGGCTTTAGAGCTTTCGTTGAAACAGCCGTTGCAATAGCGTTTGCTGTATCGTGAAATCCATTGATAAAGTCAAAAGCTAAAGCGCAAATGACTACTAAAACGGTCAGTATCAAGAGTGTATCCATGATCAAACTCCTTACGCGTTCTTCATAATAATTGTTTCTAATACGTTTGCAACGCTTTGACAGCTATCAGCTACTTCTTCAAGCTCTTCGTAAATCTCTTTAAATTGAATAATCTTAATCGGATCTTTTTCACGAGAGAATAAGTGCTTAATCGCATGACGACGAATATCATCGCATTGTGATTCGTAATCCTTAATCTTAATCGCGTTCGTACGAATGTCGACTAACTTCTTTTTAGACAGTAGTTCAACAGAGTTTGCAATCTCAATCGCACATTGATTAATTGCTTCCACGAATTTAATCATGTATTCATCAGCTTCTGTAATAGAATACATTTCGAACAGACCAGCACTGTGATCTAATCCGTCTAATACATCATCCATACTCATTGCAAGTTGTAGGATGTCCTCACGTTCAATTGGAGTAATAAACGCTTTGTTTAGCTCCATAATGATTTCGTGAATAAATGAGTCACCTTTTGACTCATACTCTTTCATGCGCATAGAAAACTCTTTTAAATCGCTAGCATTTTTAATTTTATACTCCACGAAAAACTGCGCGCCTTCTTTTAAATTTTCGGAAACATTCATTAACATTTCAGAAAATTTATCTTTTTTTGATTTAAAGACCATTATTGTTACCCCCACAAAAGTAATATATGTAAAATATATTGGCTAATCAATTCTAACAAAAAACTGTCGTTTTTTAAAACATTTTATCGAAAAGTTTACAAAAACTTAACATAACTCTCGTTGTTCTATTAATAATATTAATATCCAATAGTGAATATCTTACTTGTAGAATGTCCTTTTCTTGCAAAAAGTATGAATGTAAAAGAAAAGCTTTACACTATAGGAATGACTACGTTATTATAGTAAATTTAAAAGGCGGTATATTCTTCCTTTTAAAAAGAAGAGTGTAAATAAATGAAGGAAGTGAACGAATGAAATTGAAGAACACTCATTTTAAAAAAATGCTTGAGTGGTTCAATAAGAGGAAGAAACTTCGTAATTCATTAATTGTATTGGGAAGTGTACTCATTACTCTATTTATTGCTATAAATATAATAATATCCATTCAAGACATATCTGAATTAAAACAAGCTGTTCCACAACCGACTTTAATTTATGATGCAAATAATGAGGTCGCAACTAAATTAGCTTCTTCGAAAACAGAAGGTGTTAAAAGAAAAGATATTCCTGATATTATGGTTCAGGCAATTGTTGCAGTAGAAGATAAGGGTTTTTTTAACCATCATGGTATTTATTATAGTGGAATTATAAGTGCAGTTTTTAAAAATATTACAGCAGGAGAAGTTGTAGCAGGGGGAAGTACAATTACACAACAGCTTGCAAAGAATGTATTTTTGACACAAGATCGTACATTTTCTCGTAAAATAAAGGAATACTTTTTAACCAAAAAAATAGAACGTACTTATACAAAAGATGAAATTATTGAAATGTATATGAATCAAATTTATTTTGGGGAAGGTGCTTGGGGAATAAAGAGGGCAGCTAAATCTTATTTTGATAAAGAGGTAAAAGATTTATCAATTTCAGAAGCTGCAACGATTGCAGGTTTAATTAAAGCGCCGTCTGCGTATTCTCCTTATAAAAACTTTAATAAATCAATTGAACGACGTAATGTCGTATTAAGTTTAATGAAGGAACAAGGATATATTTCTGAAGAGCAATACAATAAAGAAAAAGAGTCAGGCCTTGTATTAAAACGTGGGGTTGATGATAAATACAAAGGTAAATACTCCCAATATGTAGACTATATAGTTAGAGAAGCGATGGATAAGTATGAATTAACACAAAATGAAATTTTAGCAGGTGGTTATCGTATTTATACAGAGCTTGATCCGAAAAAACAACAAGCTGTAGAAGATGTTGTGAATAATGATAGTTATTTCAAAGATAGTGGCTCAGATCAACTTATGCAAACGGGTGTAGTCCTTATAAATCCAAAAACAGGCGGTGTTCCAGCTTTAGTTGGAGGTAGAGGACCATATCAGTTTTTACAATTTAATCATGCTACGCAATTAAAAAGACAGCCAGGTTCAACATTAAAGCCTCTAGCTGTATATGTACCCGCTTTAGAACAAGGGTATGAAGTATACGATATATTAAAAGATGAACCATTTCATATTAAAGAATATGAACCGAAAAATAGTGATCAGGCCTTTCATGGTAATGTGACAATGTATGAAGCGGTAGCAAAGTCGTATAATGTTTCCGCTGTGTGGCTATTAGAACAAATAGGATTAGATAAAGGATTGAAATCTTTAGAGCGATTTGGTATTCCGTTAGTACCAGAAGACCGTACGTATCCAATTGCTTTAGGTGGGATGCATGTAGGGACATCACCATTTGTAATGGCCCAAGCATATAGTACATTTGCTAATGATGGGGTTCAAGTAGAGGCTCATGCAATTAGAGAAGTTCAAAATGCTGAAGGGGAAATAATAGGGAAATGGTATAAGAAAGAGACACGAGTGACGAGTGAGAAAATTGCTCAAAAGATGACGTATTTATTAAAAGGTGTTGTAGAAAAGGGAACAGGTGGAAAAGCGAAAGTTACTAATGTTGATACAGCAGGGAAGACAGGGACTACTCAACTTGTAAATGGCCCGAGCGTAGGGGCAAAGGACTCGTGGTTTGTAGGATACACACCAGATTTAGTAGGTGCAGTTTGGGTAGGATATGACAAAACAGATAGCGAGCATTATGTTCCAGGTGGTAGTCAAATTACAACGACGATGTTCCGGGATATCATGAAAAAAGCAAATGCAAACCCAGCCCAAAAAGCGTTCCAATTGTCGTTAATATCTGAGGCGGACTATAAAAAACAATTGCAAACAATTGAAGAAGAAAAGCGAAGAAAAGAAGAAGAAAAGAAAAGGCAAGAAGAAGAACAAAAAAGGAAAAAAGAACAGCAAGAGTGGTTTAATAAAGTAAAAGAGTGGATTCCATCGTTATGGTAAAAGAAAGAGGCGAATTACGTTATTCGCCTCTTTCTCATGTGAAAAATGAAGTGAGCTCATAATTAGTGGGGTAAATGCTACTATTCATTAAGAGTAATGTTGGTACTGCCAAAGGATTGAGAATCGTATGTGATGATTATTGTTCCTTTACTAATCGGTTCGTATGGTAATTCTTCTTCATAACTACCATTATTTTCATTATGGATAGTCAGCGTGATTTCATCAATTCCTTTATTTGTATACTGATCTTTAATCGTTTCAGTAATTTGAAGTAGAGTTTCGTAACTAGAAGCTTTCGTAATAAGCATTCCTTTTATAACTTTTTTTTCATTATTTGTGGAATTGGAATAAAGGATGTTGTTTTGTTTCGTATACAAAAGTGTGTATGGAACTGTTTTTCTCTCTGCTTTTGAAATAGTAGAATATTTTAGAGTTAAAAAAAACCCTACACATAAAATAATGCATATCATAAGAGCAATCCAAATGCGTATCGGTGACATAACTCTCATTTTTCATCCCTCTTTCATATCTTTGACTTCATTATTTATCATACAAAATGAGGATTAAGATAGAGTAAATTTGAGGTAAAGAAACGTAAAGAAGGAGCACTTATCCTCCCAAATAAGTGCTCCTTTTTATTAAAAGAGAGATTTAATAGACAATCAAAATCACACCTATTACTTATAAATGTGTTTAGTCCTCCCAAAATATTATCGGAAATTGTGGTTAGTAAATTCGGAGTACAGATAGTGTCGCAGTTGTATCGCCCGTGTTAGGAATAGAAATAGTATTTGCTGTAGGTTGTACAGAAATCGTTGTACCAGCTTGTAAAGTAACAATTGTAGAGAAAGAAACAGCACTACTGATAACATTAGTTGAAAAATTACGAGTAGGTGGTTGGCCATTGAATGAAATACCGAATCCAAACGGTGAAGAGCCTGGGAAAGTTGTAGATGCCGAGAAACTAATATCATATACGCCTGTAAAGTATGTGTAGTGTCATTAAAGTTAATATTATTTATTTCAAAAACTTGATTTAATTGAATATTAATTCCAGTTGATATTGTTTGAGCATTGGAGTTTCCTATTGCAGCTATAGTTACCCGAATCGGAGTACCCGCTGGTCCAGTAGCGCCTCCACCTAGGAACCAGATCCATATTGAACTAAGACAGCTTGAATAGCTTGGCCGAGAGCTTGAAGAAGTCTAACAAATTATTTAAGTTCGGACTTAGAGATGTTGATATAACTACAAGCTCTTACTTCGCAACAATCATTACCATAAAATACTTTCCCTTTATTTTTGTTGTTTATCTTTGCATTCCTTTCTTTCATAGAATAATAGTCGTTACTATATATTATAATGAAATTTAAATTAAATTCGTGATGGACAAACTACTATTTCTCAAAAAATAAGAAGTTTACCTACCTAACACGAACAATAAAGAAGTAGAGAAAAATCTATATGTTTTAAAAAACTCCCTTTAATTGTTAGAGTGTGCTTAACAATTAAAGGGAGTTAATAGAACAGCATTCTCATTTTATAAGTTAATTGCTTCACGATTTACTTTAGGTAAAATCGGAATAGAAATAGTGAAGGTTGTACCGTCTGGATCACTAGTCATTTTGAGCGTACCGTTATGATTTTGGATGATTTTTTTTGTTACTG from Bacillus cereus G9842 includes the following:
- a CDS encoding site-2 protease family protein, encoding MKNNKKGLWGIIVAIGLFLLSKLKWVFAIFKLAKFSTVFSMFLSLGAYAVLYGWKFGVALIYLLFVHEMGHLWAAKRKGIPTSPAIFIPFMGALIGMKEMPKNAKDEAYIAYMGPLFGLLSYLPAIPLYIMTKEPFWALVILLGSMINFFNLIPVSPLDGGRIISVVSTKIWGAGLILLLGYSIYFKSILGGFIVIIGCMELYRVIKRDEPIKELGHKIDGMKEYVARIEEELKETGAVHRTIYMMHHEMNALRQREREKELQIGELQKMEVLEYLLPEFEPLDYVPYEDEKDEYTIHIREAFEASERKLNKWKIEKEQQENYYKVDAKTKWTVFACYIGLMAILGYTAYEGYIVLQEHLPTRNV
- a CDS encoding DUF47 domain-containing protein; translation: MVFKSKKDKFSEMLMNVSENLKEGAQFFVEYKIKNASDLKEFSMRMKEYESKGDSFIHEIIMELNKAFITPIEREDILQLAMSMDDVLDGLDHSAGLFEMYSITEADEYMIKFVEAINQCAIEIANSVELLSKKKLVDIRTNAIKIKDYESQCDDIRRHAIKHLFSREKDPIKIIQFKEIYEELEEVADSCQSVANVLETIIMKNA
- a CDS encoding inorganic phosphate transporter; the encoded protein is MDTLLILTVLVVICALAFDFINGFHDTANAIATAVSTKALKPRHAIIMAAIMNFLGAMTFTGVAKTITKDIVDPFALQNGSLVILAALLAAIAWNLITWYYGIPSSSSHAIIGSIAGAAIAAAGISSLNLKGFIKILEALIISPIIAFVIGYIVYSIFKVVFKNFNLTKTNKNFRIFQIFTAALQAYTHGTNDAQKAMGIITMALMANNYHTSSDIPFWVQLSCAIAMGLGTSVGGWKIIKTVGGQIMKIRPVNGVAADLSSSLVIFGATFIHLPVSTTHVISSSILGVGASHRVKGVKWGTAKRMLITWVITLPISASLAALFYYLLHFVF
- a CDS encoding sulfite exporter TauE/SafE family protein; this encodes MEYIMLLFIGLIAGTVGSLVGLGGGIIIVPLLIGLHSLSPQLAVGTSMVTVVFTGLSSTLTYMKHKRVDYKSGLILFIGSGPGGIIGSWANKFLNQDTFSLYFGIFLIFVSILLMLRDKLKPLSLSNTSVIKRSFTDNDGNAVHYQFPPFLAIFIAFIVGFISGLFGIGGGALLVPAMMLLFAFPAHIAVATSMFIVFLSAIVSSATHISLGNVSWIYALILIPGAWIGGKIGAYINTKLSGNAVINLLRITLIILGTRLIIISLL
- a CDS encoding Crp/Fnr family transcriptional regulator gives rise to the protein MILHKGDVLFRQGEDGPLYFIKTGLLKVVRLEEDGTPFLFNIIVPGETIPHHSLISPKEYHGTAIALIKTEVEPITSSEWYERLQANPESYANIAMQLQSKLRMMQQRIDQLTTVSPKERLHRLQEWFTLYLGDIPIYEILTQTEIGQLIGIRRETVNRLLREQIKNEVK
- the hmpA gene encoding NO-inducible flavohemoprotein; its protein translation is MLSAKTIEIVKSTVPLLQEKGVEITTRFYEILFSEHPELLNIFNHTNQKKGRQQQALANAVYAAATYIDNLEAIIPVVKQIGHKHRSLGIKAEHYPIVGTCLLRAIKEVAGAPDEVLNAWGEAYGVIADAFISIEAEMYEEAAHKEGGWKDFRNFVIVKKVKESDVITSFYLKPEDGGKVSSFIPGQYVTVQINIEGETYTHNRQYSLSDAPGKEYYRISVKKEKGVDTPDGKVSNYLHEHVKEGDVLPVSAPAGDFVLNMDSTLPVVLISGGVGITPMMSMLNTLIEQDSKRNVYFIHAAINSNTHAMKEHVKAVENEYEQVKAYTCYSAPTEKDLEMKNFDKEGFVESEWLKTIIQTTEAEFYFCGPVAFMKHINAALTDLGVKQEHIHYEFFGPATSLQ
- a CDS encoding transglycosylase domain-containing protein — protein: MKLKNTHFKKMLEWFNKRKKLRNSLIVLGSVLITLFIAINIIISIQDISELKQAVPQPTLIYDANNEVATKLASSKTEGVKRKDIPDIMVQAIVAVEDKGFFNHHGIYYSGIISAVFKNITAGEVVAGGSTITQQLAKNVFLTQDRTFSRKIKEYFLTKKIERTYTKDEIIEMYMNQIYFGEGAWGIKRAAKSYFDKEVKDLSISEAATIAGLIKAPSAYSPYKNFNKSIERRNVVLSLMKEQGYISEEQYNKEKESGLVLKRGVDDKYKGKYSQYVDYIVREAMDKYELTQNEILAGGYRIYTELDPKKQQAVEDVVNNDSYFKDSGSDQLMQTGVVLINPKTGGVPALVGGRGPYQFLQFNHATQLKRQPGSTLKPLAVYVPALEQGYEVYDILKDEPFHIKEYEPKNSDQAFHGNVTMYEAVAKSYNVSAVWLLEQIGLDKGLKSLERFGIPLVPEDRTYPIALGGMHVGTSPFVMAQAYSTFANDGVQVEAHAIREVQNAEGEIIGKWYKKETRVTSEKIAQKMTYLLKGVVEKGTGGKAKVTNVDTAGKTGTTQLVNGPSVGAKDSWFVGYTPDLVGAVWVGYDKTDSEHYVPGGSQITTTMFRDIMKKANANPAQKAFQLSLISEADYKKQLQTIEEEKRRKEEEKKRQEEEQKRKKEQQEWFNKVKEWIPSLW